In Acidobacteriota bacterium, the following are encoded in one genomic region:
- a CDS encoding TonB-dependent receptor has product MSAGALRRASSRLVSRAPCRSRCYAESLHRLLGLSLLVCGLLPVPANGEAARQDGLLSGRVADATGLALPGVTVEARDATGAASVRSVVSDATGRFAFPALAPAMYDVTFTLPGFVTEVRRGVAIGDSGTTTLDIVMTAQFEERVVVVGSRAQPRSVTESTVPIDAIPYEEIASQGHIDVGDQLRTLVPSYNVNPQPVGDAARIMRPANLRGLAPDHTLVLINGKRRHRGAVITWIGNGVSDGAQGPDISAIPPIALRQVEVLRDGAAAQYGSDAIAGVLNFLLKDAREGGSLELHTGGYAAGDGGTYTVAGNAGLPLGRTGFANLSLEYGNARPTSRSVQRDDALALVAAGNDAVRDPAQISGSPRIDDNLKLWGNFGYLFDGGAQFYGHANYAGRRVEGGFFFRNPNTRAAVFSGDQGRSLLIGDVLDARDGIPDGSAGCPVVPVVAARPDQAALTQVLADPNCFSFQERFPGGFTPQFGGDVLDASLVAGMRGQFGGGILWDASASAGVSEADFFIYDTVNASLGPATPTTFDPGLYRQEEIGLNVDLSYPVSDRVHLAGGAEWRDERFTIGLGDEPSWQIGPYAPQGFSAGSNGFPGFSPIAAGAWSRANTALYGEVELRGGDDAWTLGSALRLEDFEDFGTTANGKVSGRYRLGSAAALRASVSSGFRAPTPGQQNAFNVSTEYDHELMDLVNNGTIPSTSRVAELRGGEPLQPERSLSQALGTVVDAGPFSLTVDYFRIRLADRLALTQLFALEAAEVGGLLAEGVTSARNLQNFRFFTNHFETRTQGLDIVATYAPPRLGGRTTFGFLFNRTATTVTRFDPSVLDALRVRELQEAIPGTRWNASVRQQLGRWGLLGRVSYYDDWFDSRDLYLYHGDAVVDLEVAYAINDAATLTVGGRNAFGNDPEENPIAGEKGNRFSVQTPFGANGAFYYVRINYEWTSGG; this is encoded by the coding sequence GTGAGCGCGGGCGCCCTCAGACGGGCCTCGTCGCGCCTTGTCAGCCGGGCGCCTTGCCGTTCTCGGTGCTACGCGGAGTCTCTCCACAGGCTGCTAGGCCTGAGCCTCCTGGTCTGCGGATTGCTTCCCGTCCCGGCCAACGGTGAAGCGGCCCGCCAGGACGGGCTGCTGTCCGGCAGGGTCGCCGACGCGACCGGCCTCGCCCTGCCCGGGGTCACCGTGGAGGCGCGCGACGCCACCGGTGCGGCTTCGGTTCGGAGCGTGGTTTCCGACGCCACGGGCCGGTTCGCCTTCCCCGCGCTCGCGCCCGCGATGTATGACGTGACGTTCACCCTGCCCGGCTTTGTCACGGAGGTGCGGCGGGGCGTGGCGATCGGTGACTCGGGCACGACGACGCTCGACATCGTGATGACGGCGCAGTTCGAAGAGCGGGTGGTCGTTGTCGGCAGCCGCGCCCAGCCGCGATCCGTGACCGAATCGACGGTCCCCATCGACGCCATTCCGTACGAAGAGATAGCCAGCCAGGGCCATATAGACGTCGGCGATCAGTTGCGGACCCTCGTTCCGTCCTACAACGTCAACCCGCAGCCGGTCGGCGACGCGGCGCGGATCATGCGTCCCGCCAACCTGCGCGGGCTGGCCCCGGACCATACCTTGGTCCTGATCAATGGCAAGCGCCGGCACCGGGGCGCCGTCATTACCTGGATCGGCAACGGCGTCTCGGACGGGGCGCAGGGGCCGGACATTTCCGCCATCCCGCCGATCGCGTTGCGGCAGGTCGAGGTGCTGCGAGACGGCGCGGCCGCCCAGTACGGCTCGGACGCCATCGCCGGCGTGCTGAATTTCCTGCTCAAGGACGCCCGCGAGGGCGGCAGTCTGGAGCTGCACACCGGGGGTTATGCGGCGGGTGACGGCGGCACCTATACGGTCGCCGGCAACGCCGGATTGCCGCTCGGCCGGACCGGGTTCGCGAATCTCAGCCTGGAGTACGGCAATGCGAGGCCGACCAGCCGCAGCGTGCAGCGGGACGACGCGTTGGCGCTGGTTGCCGCCGGCAACGACGCGGTGCGGGATCCGGCGCAGATCTCGGGTTCGCCCCGCATCGACGACAACCTGAAGCTGTGGGGCAACTTCGGCTACCTGTTTGACGGCGGCGCCCAGTTCTACGGTCACGCCAACTACGCGGGCCGGCGGGTCGAAGGAGGCTTCTTCTTCCGGAATCCCAACACGCGCGCCGCCGTCTTCAGCGGCGATCAGGGGCGGAGTCTGTTGATTGGCGACGTGCTGGATGCGCGGGATGGCATTCCGGACGGATCCGCGGGCTGCCCCGTCGTCCCTGTCGTCGCGGCGCGGCCGGATCAGGCGGCCCTGACGCAGGTCCTGGCCGATCCGAACTGCTTCTCGTTCCAGGAACGCTTCCCGGGCGGCTTCACGCCGCAGTTCGGTGGCGACGTGCTGGACGCTTCGCTGGTCGCCGGCATGCGCGGACAGTTCGGCGGCGGCATCCTGTGGGACGCGAGCGCGAGCGCCGGCGTCAGCGAGGCGGACTTCTTCATCTACGACACCGTCAATGCCTCGCTCGGCCCGGCGACGCCGACGACATTCGATCCCGGCCTTTATCGCCAGGAGGAGATCGGCCTGAACGTCGACCTCAGCTATCCCGTCAGCGATCGCGTGCATCTCGCGGGCGGCGCCGAGTGGCGCGACGAGCGCTTCACGATCGGGCTCGGCGACGAGCCGTCGTGGCAGATCGGCCCCTATGCGCCGCAGGGCTTCAGCGCCGGGTCGAACGGATTCCCCGGCTTCAGCCCCATCGCCGCCGGCGCCTGGAGCCGCGCCAACACGGCGCTCTACGGCGAGGTGGAACTGCGGGGCGGGGACGACGCGTGGACGCTCGGCAGCGCGCTCCGGCTGGAGGACTTCGAAGACTTCGGCACGACGGCCAACGGAAAGGTGTCCGGGCGCTACCGGCTGGGCTCCGCCGCCGCCCTGCGGGCAAGCGTGAGCAGCGGCTTTCGGGCCCCGACTCCCGGCCAGCAGAACGCCTTCAACGTCTCCACAGAGTACGACCACGAGCTGATGGACCTCGTCAACAACGGCACCATCCCATCCACGTCCCGGGTCGCGGAGCTCCGGGGCGGGGAGCCGCTGCAGCCGGAGCGTTCGCTCAGCCAGGCGCTGGGCACGGTGGTCGATGCCGGACCGTTCAGCCTTACCGTCGACTACTTCCGGATACGGCTCGCCGACCGCCTGGCGCTGACGCAGTTGTTTGCGCTGGAGGCGGCGGAAGTGGGCGGGCTGCTCGCGGAAGGGGTGACGAGCGCGCGCAACCTGCAGAACTTCCGCTTCTTCACGAATCACTTCGAGACCCGCACGCAGGGACTCGACATCGTCGCCACCTACGCGCCGCCGCGGCTCGGCGGGCGGACGACGTTCGGCTTCCTCTTCAACCGCACCGCGACCACCGTCACTCGCTTCGATCCGTCGGTGCTGGACGCGTTGCGGGTGCGCGAGTTGCAGGAGGCGATTCCGGGCACGCGCTGGAACGCCTCGGTCCGGCAGCAGCTCGGCCGCTGGGGCCTGCTTGGCCGCGTCAGTTACTACGACGACTGGTTCGACTCGCGAGATCTCTATCTCTACCACGGCGACGCGGTCGTCGACCTCGAGGTCGCGTACGCGATCAACGACGCCGCCACGCTCACCGTCGGTGGCCGGAACGCGTTCGGCAACGACCCGGAGGAAAACCCCATCGCCGGCGAAAAGGGAAACCGCTTCAGCGTGCAGACGCCGTTCGGCGCGAACGGCGCGTTCTACTACGTCCGGATCAACTACGAATGGACGTCGGGCGGGTGA
- a CDS encoding GNAT family N-acetyltransferase translates to MEIEPYDDSRLDAVVRLSLRAWEPVFESIEKAMGADIFREQHPDWRVTQRSAVESVCSQEDCHVWVALEGFQTVGFVALKLHPEERMGEIYMIAVDPDFQRRGIAAALTRHSLAWFKEAGMTTVVVDTGGDPGHAPARRTYESAGFRRVPIARYFKKL, encoded by the coding sequence ATGGAAATCGAACCCTACGACGACTCCAGGCTTGATGCGGTGGTTCGGCTATCGCTGCGAGCCTGGGAACCCGTCTTCGAGTCCATCGAGAAGGCGATGGGCGCCGACATCTTTCGCGAGCAGCATCCGGACTGGCGCGTGACCCAGCGGAGCGCGGTCGAATCCGTCTGCTCGCAGGAGGATTGCCACGTCTGGGTCGCCTTGGAGGGCTTCCAGACGGTGGGATTCGTCGCCCTGAAGCTTCACCCCGAGGAGCGCATGGGCGAGATCTACATGATCGCCGTGGATCCCGATTTCCAGCGGCGGGGAATCGCGGCGGCACTCACCAGGCACTCGCTTGCCTGGTTCAAGGAGGCCGGCATGACGACCGTGGTGGTGGATACCGGAGGAGACCCAGGGCATGCTCCGGCCCGCCGAACCTACGAGTCTGCGGGCTTCCGCCGGGTCCCGATCGCGAGGTACTTCAAGAAGTTGTGA
- a CDS encoding DUF3179 domain-containing protein encodes MKSARGIPLSCAALPSETRPSRYSVIARARRSRSSSSGDSPRAFVGIHFSVRLEARNRRWRAVLSMAGGFAIAWLALAPVTAASAQPTPQDEHPDIRLFLEAGVPGPQSGDALRQIEAQWRDAYAGMMWDLAWMLRPPGQGFVHFFSLIGFLQELTGQPFGGDLAAWQRWIWSQPYDPHPDHAFFKGQWYSQIDPRFADFFPRGVTSRIRLDEIEWGGVAVNGIPPLEYPLTLVAPDAAYLADNHVVFGIALNGEARAYPKRILAWHEMALDSLGGIELTIVYCTLCGTVIPFESVAGGRHLTFGTSGLLYRSNKLMFDHETRSLWNTFEGIPVVGELAGGDLRLTPHAVVTTTWGEWRRRHPDTTVLSLDTGHRRNYAEGVAYRSYFGTDDLMFAVSRTDDRLANKEEVLVLRQPDPAGGGDPAALAITARFLARNRVFHHDFAGLNLVVATSEQGANRVYDAGDFRFVRHLDEERLADDIGRAWRVTEDALVLDADASVRRMRIPAQRAFWFGWYAQFPDTALID; translated from the coding sequence ATGAAGTCGGCCAGGGGCATTCCGCTGAGTTGCGCAGCCTTACCCAGCGAGACACGGCCGTCACGGTACAGCGTGATCGCACGAGCCCGTCGTTCGCGCTCGTCGTCCAGCGGCGATTCCCCCCGAGCGTTCGTGGGCATCCACTTCAGTGTACGCCTCGAAGCAAGGAACCGGCGCTGGCGCGCCGTGCTCTCGATGGCAGGCGGGTTCGCCATCGCGTGGCTCGCACTAGCACCGGTAACAGCCGCCAGCGCCCAGCCGACGCCCCAGGACGAGCATCCGGACATCCGGCTCTTCCTCGAAGCCGGCGTGCCGGGCCCGCAGAGCGGGGACGCGCTCCGGCAGATCGAGGCGCAGTGGCGCGATGCGTACGCCGGCATGATGTGGGATCTCGCCTGGATGCTGCGGCCGCCCGGCCAGGGCTTCGTCCATTTCTTCTCGCTCATCGGATTCCTGCAGGAGCTGACCGGACAGCCGTTCGGCGGGGATCTCGCCGCGTGGCAGCGATGGATCTGGTCGCAGCCGTACGATCCCCACCCGGACCACGCGTTCTTCAAGGGACAGTGGTACAGCCAGATCGATCCGCGCTTCGCCGACTTCTTCCCGCGCGGAGTGACTTCCCGCATCCGGCTCGACGAGATCGAGTGGGGCGGGGTGGCGGTCAACGGGATCCCGCCGCTCGAATACCCACTAACTCTGGTCGCCCCGGACGCCGCCTATCTGGCTGACAACCACGTCGTCTTCGGCATCGCGCTCAACGGCGAAGCGCGGGCGTATCCCAAGCGCATCCTCGCCTGGCACGAGATGGCCCTCGACAGCCTTGGCGGAATCGAGCTGACCATCGTCTACTGCACGTTGTGCGGAACGGTCATCCCCTTCGAGAGCGTGGCGGGCGGGCGGCATCTGACGTTCGGGACGAGCGGACTGCTCTACCGCTCGAACAAGCTGATGTTCGACCACGAGACCAGGAGCCTCTGGAACACGTTCGAAGGAATCCCGGTGGTCGGCGAGCTAGCGGGCGGCGACCTGCGCCTGACGCCGCACGCGGTCGTGACCACCACCTGGGGCGAGTGGCGGCGCCGGCATCCGGATACGACCGTCCTGTCGCTCGACACCGGCCACCGGCGGAACTACGCGGAAGGAGTCGCCTACCGGAGCTACTTCGGCACCGACGACCTGATGTTCGCGGTCTCCCGCACCGACGACCGCCTCGCCAACAAGGAAGAGGTGCTCGTCCTGCGCCAGCCCGACCCGGCTGGCGGCGGCGACCCGGCCGCGTTGGCCATCACCGCCCGTTTCCTCGCGCGCAACCGTGTCTTCCACCACGACTTCGCGGGCCTGAACCTAGTCGTGGCGACGAGCGAGCAGGGGGCGAACCGGGTCTACGACGCCGGCGACTTCCGCTTCGTCCGGCACCTCGACGAAGAACGCCTGGCCGACGACATCGGCCGGGCTTGGCGGGTCACGGAAGACGCGCTCGTCCTCGACGCCGACGCGAGCGTGCGGCGCATGCGCATCCCGGCCCAGCGCGCGTTCTGGTTCGGCTGGTACGCGCAGTTTCCCGACACCGCGTTGATCGACTGA
- a CDS encoding DUF1552 domain-containing protein produces MTISRKALPRRTVLRGLGVTLSLPFLDAMSPAFTALAKSAAKPIHRFQAIYVPNGMAMQYWTPEKEGRNFELTPILAPFEPFRDQLLVISGLRASWAYVHAGASASFLTGTPHGGQNETDVLASTSMDQILARELGKTTQLGSLEVSMDKFANAGQCTAGLSCAYTQTISWRTPTMPLPMENNPRAVFERLFGDSGSADPAVRRARRHQKQSILDSVTDKLTDLKVAVGPRDRSKLDEYTEAVRDVERRIQLAEQQRDVEPSFTEQPSAPPRVFEEHLGLMFDLQFLALQADLTRVVTFMMGREQSTRSYPQIGVPDAHHPLSHHEDDPERIAVMSKINAYHAKLTTDYLARLRAAEDADGSLLDNMTILYGAGISNSTRHLGVNLPLLVLGGGAGKLKGGRHLRYPSDTSNADLLMTLMDKLDMPLDRLGESTTQLPIDTLSEV; encoded by the coding sequence ATGACCATCAGCAGGAAAGCGCTGCCGCGCCGGACCGTGCTGCGCGGCCTCGGCGTGACCTTGAGCCTCCCGTTCCTCGATGCGATGTCGCCCGCGTTCACGGCGCTGGCGAAGAGTGCGGCGAAGCCGATCCACCGCTTCCAGGCGATCTACGTGCCGAACGGCATGGCGATGCAGTACTGGACGCCGGAGAAGGAAGGCCGCAACTTCGAGCTGACGCCGATTCTGGCGCCGTTCGAGCCGTTCCGCGACCAGTTGCTCGTCATCTCCGGGCTGCGGGCATCGTGGGCCTACGTCCACGCCGGCGCCTCGGCGTCGTTCCTGACCGGGACGCCCCATGGCGGGCAGAACGAGACCGACGTGCTGGCCAGCACGTCGATGGACCAGATCCTCGCGCGCGAGCTGGGCAAGACGACGCAGCTCGGCTCGCTCGAAGTGTCGATGGACAAGTTCGCCAACGCCGGCCAGTGCACGGCCGGGCTGAGCTGCGCCTATACGCAGACCATCTCATGGCGCACGCCGACGATGCCGCTGCCGATGGAGAACAATCCGCGCGCGGTCTTCGAGCGGCTGTTCGGCGACAGCGGCTCGGCCGACCCGGCCGTCCGCCGCGCACGGCGGCACCAGAAGCAGAGCATCCTCGACTCGGTAACCGACAAGCTGACCGACCTGAAGGTGGCCGTCGGCCCGCGCGACCGGTCGAAGCTGGACGAGTACACGGAGGCGGTGCGCGACGTCGAGCGGCGCATCCAGCTCGCCGAGCAGCAGCGCGACGTCGAGCCGTCGTTCACCGAGCAGCCGTCAGCCCCGCCGCGCGTCTTCGAGGAGCACCTCGGCCTGATGTTCGACCTGCAGTTCCTGGCCCTCCAGGCCGACCTGACGCGCGTCGTCACGTTCATGATGGGACGCGAGCAGAGCACGCGCTCGTATCCGCAGATCGGCGTGCCTGACGCGCACCATCCCCTGTCGCACCACGAGGACGATCCGGAGCGGATCGCCGTCATGTCGAAGATCAACGCGTACCACGCGAAGCTGACGACCGACTATCTGGCGCGGCTGCGCGCCGCGGAAGACGCCGACGGGTCGCTGCTCGACAACATGACGATCCTGTATGGCGCCGGCATCTCGAACAGCACGCGGCACCTGGGCGTCAACCTGCCGCTGCTCGTTCTCGGCGGCGGCGCCGGCAAGCTCAAGGGCGGCCGGCACCTGCGCTACCCGAGCGACACGTCGAACGCCGATCTGCTGATGACGCTGATGGACAAGCTCGACATGCCGCTCGACCGGCTGGGCGAGAGCACGACGCAGTTGCCGATCGACACGCTGTCGGAGGTCTGA
- a CDS encoding TonB-dependent receptor produces MSLSDGRKREDMDAARRSALLVLLAFCTVWLAAGSAAAQDATLSGTVTDTTGAVLPGVTVEARDAAGGPPHIVVTDGSGMFTISVPPGAYDVTFTLPGFHAATRGAVAVSAGATATVDMELVVELEERVVVVGSRAQPRSVTESPVPIDAIPFEEVARQGATTLDYQLRNLVPSFNVATHPISGAASLVRPASLRNLAHDHTLVLVNGKRRHRSAILVWFGGVTDGTQGPDISTIPAIALRQVEVLRDGASAQYGSDAIAGVMNFLLKDSRSGGSLEFDTGTYRAGDGDAYRVAGNVGLPLGDTGFANLSLEYGNAGPTDRSVQRADAAALIAAGNTAVADPAQPWGNTTSEDDLKLFGNFGHLYSNGLQLYGHANYANRTSDQGFYFRNPNTRANIFSLDSGRTLLVGDVLDARDGIRDGTAGCPTVAITAHRPDPAALGRVFDDPNCFTFQEIAPGGFTPSYSGVITDLSAVAGVRRVAENGLTWDASASYGAHEADFFIFNTVNASLGPASPRDFDPGLYRQAEVNLNVDVSYAASDVVHLAGGAEWRDERFTIGAGERPSWEVGPYAAQGFVSGSNGFPGFPDYTAGTWTRANVALYGDVELRGRDDRWTLGGALRVERFDVFGATTNGKLSARYRLADAVSVRGGVSTGFRAPTPGQQNTFNVQSTINPETLDLVDSATVPSTYRAAQLRGGQPLGPETSANTTAGMVFDTGPFTLTADYFQVDVTDRLALSQNFTLEADERALLLSEGITSARTLAFFRFFINDFSTRTRGIDVVSTYAPPALGGGTIFSFALNHTDTEVTEESDLLGPGDVLAIERGVPETRWNVAVNQRLGRVGLLGRVHRYGSWVDHLDARSVRGAEAPALAGRFIVDLEATIPLAPDVSLAVGGQNVLNTFSDRMDLFATQFGLPYSQFTPWGFSGGYYYARVNYAWRGR; encoded by the coding sequence ATGTCGCTATCCGACGGAAGGAAGCGCGAAGACATGGACGCCGCCCGACGTTCGGCTCTTCTGGTCCTGCTTGCATTCTGCACAGTGTGGTTGGCAGCGGGAAGCGCTGCCGCCCAGGACGCGACGCTCTCCGGGACCGTCACCGACACGACCGGGGCCGTACTGCCCGGCGTCACCGTGGAGGCGCGTGACGCGGCCGGCGGTCCGCCGCACATCGTGGTCACCGATGGTTCCGGCATGTTCACGATCTCCGTGCCGCCCGGCGCCTACGACGTGACGTTCACGCTGCCCGGTTTCCACGCGGCGACGCGCGGCGCCGTGGCGGTTAGCGCGGGGGCGACGGCGACCGTCGACATGGAGCTGGTGGTCGAACTCGAGGAGCGGGTGGTCGTGGTCGGCAGCCGCGCCCAGCCTCGGTCGGTCACCGAATCACCAGTCCCAATCGACGCCATCCCGTTCGAGGAGGTGGCGAGGCAGGGGGCAACCACTCTCGACTACCAGTTGAGAAACCTGGTTCCCTCGTTCAATGTCGCCACGCATCCGATCAGCGGCGCCGCTTCGCTGGTGCGGCCGGCCAGCCTGCGCAATCTCGCGCACGACCACACGCTGGTGCTCGTCAACGGCAAGCGCCGCCATCGCTCGGCAATTCTCGTCTGGTTCGGGGGCGTGACGGACGGGACGCAGGGGCCGGATATCTCCACCATCCCGGCGATCGCCCTGCGGCAGGTTGAAGTGCTGCGCGACGGTGCCTCGGCGCAGTACGGCTCGGACGCCATCGCCGGGGTGATGAACTTCCTGCTCAAGGACAGCCGCAGCGGAGGCAGTCTCGAGTTCGATACGGGAACCTACCGTGCGGGCGATGGCGACGCGTACCGCGTGGCCGGCAACGTCGGGCTGCCGCTCGGTGACACAGGCTTCGCCAACCTAAGCCTGGAGTACGGCAATGCCGGCCCAACAGACCGCAGCGTGCAGCGCGCCGATGCGGCGGCGCTCATCGCGGCCGGCAACACCGCCGTGGCCGACCCGGCGCAGCCGTGGGGCAACACGACCAGCGAGGATGACCTCAAGCTGTTCGGCAACTTCGGGCACCTGTATTCGAATGGCCTGCAGCTCTATGGTCACGCGAACTATGCCAACCGGACCTCCGACCAGGGGTTCTACTTCCGAAACCCCAACACGCGAGCCAATATTTTCAGTCTCGACAGCGGCAGAACGCTGCTGGTCGGGGACGTACTCGACGCGCGCGACGGCATCCGGGACGGTACGGCGGGCTGCCCTACGGTGGCGATTACCGCCCACCGGCCGGACCCGGCCGCGCTGGGGCGGGTTTTCGACGACCCGAACTGCTTCACCTTTCAGGAGATAGCCCCGGGCGGGTTCACGCCGTCGTACAGCGGAGTCATCACCGACCTGTCGGCGGTCGCCGGCGTGCGGCGCGTCGCAGAGAATGGCCTTACCTGGGACGCCAGCGCCAGCTACGGCGCGCACGAGGCCGACTTCTTCATCTTCAACACCGTCAATGCGTCGCTTGGCCCGGCGAGCCCGCGCGACTTCGATCCGGGCCTCTACCGGCAGGCGGAGGTCAACCTCAACGTCGACGTCTCCTACGCCGCGTCCGACGTAGTCCACTTGGCCGGAGGGGCCGAGTGGCGGGACGAGCGTTTCACGATCGGCGCCGGCGAACGGCCCTCGTGGGAAGTCGGACCCTACGCGGCGCAGGGCTTCGTCTCCGGTTCCAATGGCTTTCCGGGTTTCCCCGACTACACGGCCGGAACCTGGACCCGGGCGAATGTCGCCCTCTATGGGGACGTCGAGCTGCGCGGACGGGATGACCGCTGGACTCTCGGCGGGGCGTTGCGCGTCGAGCGCTTCGACGTCTTCGGCGCGACGACGAACGGCAAGCTGTCAGCCCGCTACCGGCTGGCCGACGCGGTGTCCGTGCGCGGCGGGGTCAGCACCGGGTTCCGCGCGCCGACGCCCGGCCAGCAGAACACGTTCAACGTGCAGTCGACCATCAATCCCGAGACGCTGGACCTCGTCGACAGCGCCACCGTGCCGTCCACCTACCGGGCCGCGCAGCTCCGGGGCGGCCAGCCGCTCGGCCCCGAGACGTCGGCCAACACGACGGCCGGAATGGTATTTGACACCGGACCCTTCACGCTGACAGCCGACTACTTCCAGGTGGACGTCACCGATCGCCTCGCGCTGTCGCAGAACTTCACCCTCGAAGCCGACGAGCGCGCGCTGCTCCTGTCCGAAGGCATTACGTCGGCCCGGACCCTGGCCTTCTTCCGGTTCTTCATCAACGACTTCTCGACGCGGACGCGGGGGATCGACGTCGTCTCGACTTATGCGCCGCCGGCCCTGGGCGGCGGCACCATTTTCAGCTTCGCCCTGAACCACACCGACACGGAGGTAACGGAGGAATCGGACCTGCTGGGCCCCGGCGACGTGCTTGCCATAGAGCGGGGCGTGCCGGAGACCCGCTGGAACGTCGCCGTCAACCAGCGCCTGGGCCGGGTCGGCCTGCTGGGTCGGGTGCACCGCTACGGGTCATGGGTCGACCATCTCGACGCGCGGTCGGTGCGAGGGGCCGAGGCGCCCGCGCTCGCCGGCCGGTTCATCGTCGACCTCGAAGCGACCATCCCCCTTGCCCCCGACGTGTCGCTCGCGGTGGGCGGCCAGAATGTGTTGAATACCTTCTCGGACCGTATGGACCTGTTCGCCACGCAGTTCGGCCTCCCTTACAGCCAGTTCACGCCGTGGGGCTTCAGCGGCGGGTACTACTACGCGCGCGTGAACTACGCCTGGCGCGGGCGGTAA